One Leuconostoc kimchii IMSNU 11154 genomic window carries:
- a CDS encoding site-specific integrase, whose amino-acid sequence MVQQIVLPIKDSNVLKMVQDTLLDSFRAGRRNYTVFQVGKATLLRVSDVMTLKKSDVYNPDGSVKNTAFIHDKKTGKANTLYLKPVQQDLLQYHDWLVQENINSEWLFPSTAHHDRHITEKQFYKVMARVGDLLGINYLGTHTMRKTGAYRVYTQSNYNIGLVMHLLNHSSEAMTLTYLGLDQASRETMLDQIDFG is encoded by the coding sequence ATGGTGCAACAAATTGTCCTACCCATCAAAGACTCCAACGTTTTAAAGATGGTACAAGATACACTTCTCGATAGTTTCCGTGCTGGTCGCCGAAATTACACCGTTTTTCAAGTTGGTAAGGCCACGCTACTACGTGTGAGTGATGTCATGACATTAAAAAAATCAGATGTCTATAATCCAGACGGCTCTGTCAAAAATACAGCCTTTATTCATGATAAAAAGACCGGTAAAGCAAACACGTTATATTTAAAGCCTGTTCAGCAAGACTTGTTGCAATATCATGATTGGCTGGTCCAAGAAAATATCAATTCTGAGTGGTTATTCCCCTCGACAGCCCATCATGATCGCCATATCACCGAGAAACAGTTTTATAAAGTGATGGCGCGTGTTGGTGATCTACTAGGTATCAACTATTTAGGCACGCACACTATGCGTAAAACAGGTGCTTATCGCGTCTATACACAATCAAACTACAACATTGGCTTAGTCATGCATTTATTGAATCACTCAAGTGAAGCCATGACACTGACTTATCTTGGGTTAGACCAAGCTAGTCGTGAAACGATGTTAGATCAAATTGATTTTGGTTAA
- a CDS encoding magnesium transporter CorA family protein, which yields MIKPEKTINGTKWIETIQINAEERATLEDQYGIDEDIIEYVTDNDESTNYVYDINEDDQLFIFLAPYALDKDALRYITQPFGMLLHKGVLFTFNQSDIPEVNTALYSALDNPEVKSVDAFILETLFTVVDSFIPISRAITKKRNYLDKMLNRKTKNSDLVSLSYLQQTLTFLSSAVQINLSELDRLPKTHFGVGADQDKIDLFEDVKIEGEQVQRMFEIETQVVDRIDHTFNSLANNNLNDTMKFLTIWSLTMAVPTIITGFYGMNVKLPLAGMQYAWMLTLGISVALIVAMLIMLKVWRKM from the coding sequence ATGATCAAACCCGAAAAGACAATCAATGGAACCAAATGGATTGAAACGATTCAAATCAATGCCGAAGAACGGGCAACCCTCGAAGATCAGTATGGCATCGATGAAGATATTATTGAGTACGTCACTGATAATGATGAAAGTACTAATTATGTTTATGATATCAATGAGGACGACCAATTATTCATCTTTCTGGCGCCGTATGCCCTCGACAAAGATGCGCTGAGATACATTACCCAGCCATTTGGCATGTTGCTCCATAAGGGCGTTTTATTCACGTTTAATCAAAGCGACATACCTGAAGTCAACACGGCACTTTACTCGGCATTGGATAATCCCGAGGTTAAGAGCGTCGATGCATTTATTCTGGAAACACTGTTTACAGTTGTTGACAGCTTTATCCCAATTTCTCGCGCCATTACCAAGAAACGCAACTATTTGGATAAAATGTTGAACCGGAAGACGAAGAACAGTGACTTGGTTTCACTTTCATATCTGCAACAGACGTTGACCTTTTTATCCAGCGCGGTCCAAATCAATCTCAGTGAACTCGATCGTTTGCCAAAGACCCATTTTGGTGTCGGTGCTGACCAAGATAAAATTGATTTATTCGAAGACGTGAAAATTGAAGGAGAACAGGTCCAACGGATGTTTGAGATTGAAACCCAAGTCGTTGACCGAATCGATCATACCTTCAACAGCCTTGCTAATAACAACCTGAACGATACAATGAAATTTTTGACAATTTGGTCACTGACCATGGCTGTGCCAACGATCATTACCGGATTCTATGGGATGAACGTGAAACTCCCGTTAGCCGGGATGCAATATGCTTGGATGCTGACTTTGGGGATTTCTGTCGCCTTGATTGTGGCGATGCTGATTATGCTGAAGGTCTGGCGGAAGATGTGA
- a CDS encoding transposase: MKAKRYSTEFKSSIVDLYNEGRSVNSLANEYHLAVQTVTGWVKNLKSIPTALILKIVQFIDF, encoded by the coding sequence ATGAAAGCTAAGAGATACTCAACTGAATTTAAATCATCAATTGTTGACTTGTACAACGAGGGTCGTTCTGTTAATTCGCTGGCCAATGAATATCATTTGGCTGTACAAACGGTTACGGGCTGGGTCAAAAATCTCAAATCAATCCCAACTGCTCTTATACTAAAAATAGTCCAATTTATTGACTTCTGA